From Lawsonia intracellularis PHE/MN1-00, the proteins below share one genomic window:
- the uvrA gene encoding excinuclease ABC subunit UvrA — MNKCIHIEGARQHNLKNITIDIPREKLVVICGPSGSGKSTLAFDIVYAEGQRRYIESLSTYARQFLPQMDKPDIDKIEGLSPAISLEQQTTGRNPRSTVGTTTEIYDFLRVFYARLGKMYCTGCSKPIEARSVDEIIADILALPEGTKIILLSPLVELQKGTHIEKLKKLKADGFVRVRIDGILYTIDEAPSLDKNKKHTIELVVDRLIIKNDIRGRLADSVELALRYGGGHVIIHEISISDEKKGIDTIHATESVCTSCRISFPTLTPQFFSFNSPQGACPRCSGLGTIEYFEPLLIAPNRGLSLNTKAILPWANPKIFHRYESSLKELGRKYGFNLSTPLSEFNAEALDILFYGEQINDTPSQLSKSKKTVQKTIDNQRWSGIIPILEQSLQYGDMWRDILSRYLQNMDCPVCHGARLRTEALAVQIQGVSIQELCTIPVSKTLNWLQQVIFSGRHAIIAEPLLKELIHRLKFMINVGLDYLSLGRTMTTLSGGEAQRIRLASQLGSGLVGVTYVLDEPSIGLHPRDNERLVSTLRSLQKRGNTVLVVEHDEATIRESDMIIELGPGSGLHGGEKVFQGSFRQLINESNTLTAKYMRGDLTIPIPDKRRQPKNYLTLQGITTHNLKNITCSFPLGTLTCVTGVSGSGKSSLVVDTLYKHLALAHGIRVDQPGIIHGIQGIEKVERTISIDQTPIGKTPRSNPATYTKIFDEIRNIFAMTPDAKKRGYQPGRFSFNVPGGRCETCKGDGQLRVEMHFLPDIYVTCDICNGKRYNHETLEVRYRGLNISEVLGLAVHEARKFFTNYPILERKLAILEEVGLDYLQLGQPATTLSGGEAQRIKISRELGKRSLPGTLYILDEPTTGLHMHEVGKLITVLQQLVDKKATVVVIEHNKDVILASDYVIDLGPGGGENGGHIVASGTPEEIMQDPQSITGKFLLEEVNVQRSYHTINGITL, encoded by the coding sequence ATGAACAAATGTATTCATATTGAAGGTGCTAGACAACATAACCTTAAAAATATCACTATTGATATCCCAAGAGAAAAACTTGTTGTTATTTGTGGACCTTCAGGCTCAGGAAAATCTACCTTAGCGTTTGATATTGTGTATGCTGAAGGACAGCGTCGTTACATAGAATCTCTTTCTACTTATGCTCGACAATTTTTACCTCAAATGGATAAACCTGACATTGATAAAATAGAAGGTCTTTCACCAGCTATTTCACTTGAACAACAAACAACAGGACGAAATCCTCGATCAACAGTAGGAACAACTACTGAAATTTATGACTTTCTTCGAGTATTTTATGCTCGTCTAGGTAAAATGTATTGTACAGGTTGTAGCAAACCTATTGAAGCTCGTTCAGTAGATGAAATTATTGCGGATATTTTAGCATTACCTGAAGGAACAAAAATCATTCTTCTTTCGCCTCTTGTTGAACTTCAAAAAGGAACACACATAGAAAAGTTAAAAAAACTTAAAGCTGATGGTTTTGTTCGTGTACGTATTGATGGTATATTATATACTATTGATGAAGCTCCCTCTCTTGATAAAAATAAAAAACATACTATTGAATTGGTAGTTGATCGACTTATTATTAAAAATGATATAAGAGGACGACTCGCTGACTCAGTAGAACTAGCCCTACGTTATGGTGGAGGACATGTTATTATTCATGAAATAAGTATATCTGATGAAAAAAAAGGAATAGATACTATCCATGCTACAGAATCTGTATGCACATCATGTCGAATTAGCTTTCCTACACTCACTCCTCAATTTTTTTCTTTTAACAGCCCTCAAGGTGCATGTCCTCGCTGTTCTGGTTTAGGGACCATAGAGTACTTTGAGCCATTACTTATTGCGCCTAATAGAGGCCTTTCTCTTAATACAAAAGCCATTTTACCTTGGGCTAATCCGAAAATTTTTCATCGCTATGAATCATCTCTTAAAGAGCTTGGAAGAAAATATGGATTTAATCTTTCAACACCACTCTCAGAATTCAACGCTGAAGCTCTTGATATTTTATTTTATGGAGAACAAATAAATGATACTCCCTCTCAACTATCCAAAAGTAAAAAAACAGTACAAAAGACAATAGACAATCAACGCTGGTCTGGAATTATTCCCATCCTTGAACAAAGTTTACAATATGGCGATATGTGGAGGGATATTCTCTCTCGCTACCTACAAAACATGGACTGCCCTGTTTGTCATGGTGCACGTTTACGTACAGAAGCTCTTGCTGTACAAATTCAAGGAGTATCAATTCAAGAGCTTTGTACTATACCTGTGTCAAAAACACTTAACTGGCTACAACAGGTTATCTTTTCAGGTAGACATGCAATTATTGCTGAACCACTCCTTAAAGAGCTTATTCATAGGCTCAAATTTATGATAAACGTAGGTCTTGACTACCTCTCATTAGGGAGAACAATGACAACACTATCAGGAGGTGAAGCACAACGAATACGACTTGCATCACAACTTGGATCAGGACTTGTTGGAGTTACATATGTCCTTGATGAACCATCTATTGGATTACATCCTCGAGACAATGAGAGACTAGTCTCTACATTACGAAGCCTTCAAAAAAGAGGAAATACTGTTTTGGTTGTTGAACACGATGAAGCAACTATTCGTGAATCTGACATGATTATAGAACTTGGCCCTGGCTCAGGACTTCATGGTGGAGAAAAAGTCTTCCAAGGTTCATTTCGTCAACTTATCAATGAATCTAATACATTAACGGCCAAATATATGCGAGGAGATTTAACTATACCTATACCTGATAAACGTAGACAGCCAAAAAATTATCTTACACTACAGGGTATTACCACTCATAACTTAAAAAATATAACATGTTCCTTTCCATTAGGAACACTAACCTGTGTAACAGGTGTCTCAGGTTCTGGTAAAAGCTCTTTAGTTGTTGATACACTCTATAAACACCTTGCCCTTGCCCATGGTATCCGTGTAGATCAACCTGGAATAATCCATGGTATTCAAGGTATTGAAAAGGTGGAAAGAACTATTTCCATTGACCAAACTCCAATAGGTAAAACACCTCGCTCCAACCCAGCTACCTATACTAAAATTTTTGATGAGATACGTAATATTTTTGCTATGACACCTGATGCAAAAAAAAGAGGGTATCAACCAGGTAGATTTAGTTTTAATGTTCCTGGAGGTCGTTGTGAAACATGTAAAGGAGACGGTCAACTTCGTGTAGAAATGCATTTTCTACCTGATATTTATGTCACATGTGACATTTGTAATGGGAAAAGATATAATCATGAAACATTAGAAGTTCGATATCGTGGACTTAATATTTCTGAAGTCCTCGGACTTGCAGTCCATGAAGCACGTAAATTCTTTACTAATTATCCTATATTAGAACGTAAACTTGCTATTCTTGAAGAAGTAGGTTTAGACTATCTTCAGCTAGGACAACCAGCAACAACTCTTTCAGGAGGTGAAGCACAACGAATCAAAATTTCTCGAGAACTTGGTAAGCGTTCCTTACCAGGGACATTATATATACTAGATGAACCTACAACAGGTTTACATATGCATGAAGTAGGCAAATTAATTACTGTTCTTCAGCAACTTGTAGATAAAAAAGCAACAGTCGTAGTTATTGAGCATAATAAAGATGTTATCCTTGCATCAGATTATGTTATTGATTTAGGCCCTGGAGGAGGAGAAAATGGTGGACATATTGTTGCTTCCGGGACGCCTGAGGAAATTATGCAAGATCCACAATCAATTACCGGAAAATTTCTATTAGAAGAAGTAAACGTTCAACGTAGCTACCATACAATTAATGGAATTACTTTATGA